From Corallococcus soli, a single genomic window includes:
- a CDS encoding PilZ domain-containing protein, with the protein MGAQFARAQPRPSSEAPELEWDVGAPPVIVREDVTDPERIRAILTTAVALGSRALLRRGDRASPLRLERLERDTGRLHWRCVAPDAGPCHVELQGHGCVYRLQVAEGPHAAGAWVTSLPSRIVQVRRRAHRRAPSPRHLCVRLPLPGWLGRERGAVDLSLGGLSLRLAPGERLSVGRSLEPIELLTEDGARLSLRGEVRHVTPCADGALHCGLQVTPCSRDDAERWRALVEQALHPTTRADGALVEAHWRLFSDSGYFDLAGRSPEWFEARRASFVALGQRARGLEAVLSEVVWPSERGVEATLSVMKPYRSVWMVHQLARHPDASRYERARGQMLRDLYVRAVEHAQADSGFRWLASYIESTVPFTHRVHVGFAERMAHTGRTCLLPMRMIDVECAPPQGRQDSELELGPATEAERRRLAEELALTRPPCYAEALDLRLEALDLADAARSWRARGLERERHLLVARAGTTPLAVAVLEVGPPGTNPFRLLDSARLFPLSARGRDAYPALLDEARRWFASRGRDGFTFLAEAPGDVEAAGLHDEAPEMKPYLWLIPADLAPEFLEHLHEQTACRPLPIPDKELS; encoded by the coding sequence GTGGGAGCGCAGTTCGCGCGGGCACAGCCGCGCCCGTCGTCCGAGGCACCGGAGCTGGAATGGGATGTCGGCGCCCCGCCCGTCATCGTCCGGGAGGACGTCACCGACCCGGAGCGCATCCGCGCCATCCTCACCACCGCCGTGGCCCTGGGCTCCCGCGCCCTGCTGCGCCGGGGAGACAGGGCTTCACCGCTGCGGCTTGAACGGCTGGAGCGGGACACCGGGCGCCTGCATTGGAGGTGCGTGGCGCCGGACGCCGGTCCCTGCCACGTCGAACTCCAGGGTCACGGCTGCGTGTACCGGTTGCAGGTCGCGGAGGGCCCCCACGCGGCGGGGGCGTGGGTGACGTCCCTGCCCTCGCGCATCGTCCAGGTGCGGCGCCGGGCTCACCGACGCGCCCCCTCCCCCAGGCACCTGTGTGTGCGATTGCCGCTGCCCGGGTGGCTCGGCCGGGAGCGCGGGGCGGTGGACCTGTCCCTGGGAGGACTGTCATTGCGGCTGGCCCCGGGCGAGCGCCTCTCCGTGGGCCGGTCGCTGGAGCCCATCGAGCTGCTCACGGAGGACGGAGCCCGGCTGTCATTGCGGGGAGAGGTGCGCCACGTCACCCCCTGCGCCGACGGGGCCCTCCACTGCGGCCTTCAGGTCACGCCCTGCTCCCGCGATGACGCGGAGCGCTGGCGGGCGCTGGTGGAGCAGGCACTCCACCCGACGACGCGCGCCGATGGAGCGTTGGTGGAGGCGCACTGGCGGCTGTTCAGCGACTCCGGCTACTTCGACCTGGCCGGTCGGTCCCCGGAGTGGTTCGAGGCGCGACGGGCGAGCTTCGTGGCGCTGGGACAGCGGGCGCGGGGGCTGGAGGCGGTCCTCTCCGAGGTGGTGTGGCCTTCGGAGCGCGGCGTGGAGGCGACGCTCTCCGTCATGAAGCCCTACCGCTCCGTGTGGATGGTGCACCAGCTGGCCCGGCACCCGGACGCTTCGCGGTACGAGCGCGCCAGGGGACAGATGCTGCGCGACCTCTACGTGCGCGCCGTGGAGCACGCCCAGGCGGACAGCGGCTTCCGGTGGCTCGCGTCGTACATCGAATCGACCGTGCCCTTCACGCACCGCGTGCACGTCGGCTTCGCCGAACGGATGGCCCACACCGGGCGCACCTGCCTGCTGCCCATGCGGATGATTGACGTCGAGTGCGCGCCTCCCCAGGGACGGCAGGACTCCGAACTGGAGCTGGGGCCAGCGACGGAAGCCGAGCGCAGACGGCTCGCGGAGGAGCTCGCCCTCACCCGGCCCCCCTGCTACGCCGAAGCCCTGGACCTCCGGCTGGAGGCGCTGGACCTGGCGGACGCGGCGCGGTCTTGGCGGGCCCGGGGTCTGGAGCGCGAACGGCACCTGCTGGTCGCGCGCGCGGGAACGACGCCCCTGGCGGTGGCCGTGCTGGAGGTCGGTCCTCCGGGAACGAACCCCTTCCGCCTGTTGGACTCCGCGCGCCTGTTCCCGCTGTCCGCTCGCGGGAGGGACGCCTACCCCGCGCTGCTGGACGAAGCGCGCCGCTGGTTCGCGAGCCGGGGCCGCGACGGCTTCACCTTCCTGGCCGAAGCGCCCGGGGACGTCGAAGCCGCGGGCCTGCACGACGAGGCCCCGGAGATGAAGCCGTACCTCTGGCTCATCCCCGCCGACCTCGCGCCCGAGTTCCTGGAGCACCTCCACGAGCAGACGGCATGCCGTCCGCTCCCCATCCCCGACAAGGAGTTGTCATGA
- a CDS encoding GNAT family N-acetyltransferase yields MSTDVVARILIREAGPADDGAIGELLVEAFITQYAKKLPEVVYSEQRKAFLRDVASRRKECTILVADLDGEVVGTVALYPPGSPGSESWLPRTADLRALATSVRFHGQGLAQPLLAETEVLARRWGVDAITLHVRRGATGVARMYERRGYQRVPSGDIDRPEVYLEAFMLPLK; encoded by the coding sequence ATGAGCACGGACGTGGTGGCGCGGATCCTCATCCGCGAGGCTGGCCCCGCGGATGACGGGGCGATTGGCGAGCTGCTGGTGGAAGCCTTCATCACGCAGTACGCGAAGAAGCTGCCGGAGGTCGTCTACTCCGAGCAGCGCAAGGCGTTCCTGCGCGACGTGGCCTCGCGCCGGAAGGAGTGCACCATCCTGGTGGCGGACCTGGACGGAGAGGTCGTGGGCACGGTGGCCCTGTACCCGCCCGGCTCGCCCGGCTCCGAATCCTGGCTGCCGCGCACGGCGGACCTGCGGGCGCTGGCCACGTCGGTGCGCTTCCACGGGCAGGGGCTGGCGCAGCCGCTGCTGGCGGAGACGGAGGTCCTCGCGAGGCGCTGGGGCGTGGACGCCATCACCCTGCACGTGCGCCGGGGCGCGACGGGCGTGGCGCGCATGTATGAGCGCCGGGGCTACCAGCGCGTGCCGTCGGGCGACATCGACCGCCCGGAGGTGTACCTGGAAGCCTTCATGCTGCCCCTGAAGTGA
- a CDS encoding ATP-binding protein, whose amino-acid sequence MSSTHGGTAQRQHPSGGNDHRVQFYEDPSFLFDVVAKFLAAGFQAGESAVVIASEDHTKGCTARLKALGFDVEPALEDGRLVLLDARATLARFMVDGLPDWSRFQQVIGDVLDRSHRAAGGRGVRAFGEMVDLLLKDQNPQAALLLEEQWNALGKTHPFGLLCAYALGGFQTQEDARVFHAVCGAHAHVIPTEAYSQVPAEELRLREVAALQQRSKMLEAEIEHRKRVEKELLVAVRLRDDFLSVAGHELRTPLATLQLQLHTLTRLTRETGDARVQERLERVRQQAQRLGTLTEELLDVVRVGEGYLALQTETCDLAAIVLDVVDLSSEVVARSGCQLRVLAEQPIWGEWDRSRLEQVVTNLLSNALKYGAGKPVEVVVKASRDRAELVVQDHGIGIPLDAQARIFDRFERAVPTSSYGGLGLGLWMVRQVAEAHGGGVRVESEPGAGATFTVELPYTKG is encoded by the coding sequence ATGAGCTCAACCCACGGAGGTACGGCGCAACGCCAGCATCCGTCGGGAGGCAACGACCACCGCGTCCAGTTCTACGAAGACCCCTCGTTCCTCTTCGACGTGGTGGCGAAGTTCCTGGCCGCTGGTTTCCAGGCCGGTGAATCCGCCGTCGTCATCGCGTCGGAAGATCACACGAAGGGCTGCACGGCGCGGTTGAAGGCCCTGGGCTTCGACGTGGAGCCAGCGCTGGAGGATGGACGGCTCGTCCTGCTCGATGCCCGGGCCACCCTCGCGAGGTTCATGGTCGACGGGCTGCCGGACTGGAGTCGCTTCCAGCAGGTCATCGGGGACGTGCTCGACAGGAGCCACCGTGCCGCTGGGGGGCGCGGCGTTCGTGCCTTCGGCGAGATGGTGGACCTGCTGCTGAAGGATCAAAACCCCCAGGCCGCGCTGCTGCTGGAGGAGCAGTGGAACGCGCTGGGCAAGACGCATCCGTTTGGCCTGCTCTGCGCCTATGCCTTGGGTGGCTTCCAGACGCAGGAGGATGCGCGGGTGTTCCACGCCGTCTGCGGCGCGCATGCCCACGTCATCCCCACCGAGGCCTATTCGCAGGTGCCGGCGGAGGAGCTGCGTCTGCGCGAGGTCGCCGCCCTTCAGCAACGCTCCAAGATGCTCGAAGCGGAGATTGAACACCGCAAGCGCGTCGAGAAGGAGCTCCTGGTGGCGGTGCGGCTGCGCGATGACTTCCTGTCCGTCGCCGGGCACGAGCTGCGCACGCCCCTCGCGACCCTCCAGCTCCAACTGCACACCCTCACGCGGCTGACGCGGGAGACGGGCGATGCGCGGGTGCAGGAGCGGCTGGAGCGGGTGCGGCAGCAGGCGCAGCGGCTGGGCACGCTCACGGAGGAGCTCCTGGACGTCGTCCGCGTCGGCGAGGGGTACCTCGCGCTCCAGACAGAGACGTGTGACTTGGCGGCCATCGTGCTCGACGTGGTGGACCTCTCCTCGGAGGTGGTGGCCCGGTCGGGCTGCCAGCTCCGGGTGCTCGCCGAGCAGCCGATTTGGGGCGAGTGGGACCGCTCACGGCTGGAGCAGGTGGTGACGAACCTGCTCTCCAACGCGCTCAAGTACGGCGCGGGCAAGCCGGTGGAGGTGGTGGTGAAGGCGTCGCGGGACCGCGCGGAGCTCGTGGTCCAGGACCACGGCATCGGGATTCCGCTCGACGCCCAGGCCCGCATCTTCGACCGGTTCGAGCGTGCGGTGCCGACGAGCAGCTACGGGGGCCTGGGGCTGGGGCTCTGGATGGTCAGGCAGGTGGCCGAAGCCCACGGCGGCGGGGTCCGCGTCGAAAGCGAGCCCGGCGCGGGGGCCACCTTCACGGTCGAGCTGCCGTACACGAAGGGCTGA